The Paenarthrobacter aurescens region TTGCCGCGACCTTGAGGCAGGATGCCCAGAACTCGAACTCGCCGAACGCCTTGACGCTGAACAGGTTCACGGCCACCAGCAGCACCAATGCTGCGATTGCGGACAGTTCAATGGGTACGTTGGGGAAGAAGAACTGGAAGTACAGGCCGATCGCGATCAGCTCGGCAATGCCCGTCATGGCCCAGTTGATGAAGTACATCCAACCTGAGAGGAAGGCGCCCTTCTTGCCGAACATCTCCCCGGCGTAGCTCACGAACGAGCCGGAGGTCTGGCGGTACATGATGAGTTCGCCGAGGGCGCGCATCAGCAGGTAAGCGATGACGCCGGCAATGGCGTAGGAGAAGATCAGGGCCGGGCCGGTGGAGGCCAGACGGCCACCGGCGCCCATGAACAGGCCGACGCCGATAGCGCCACCCATGGCGATCATGGTGACGTGACGGCGGCTCAGGGTCTTCTGATATCCCTCGGCGCTGAGGTTGGAGTCCGAGGCTGCAGATGAGGCCTTGGAGCTCTGGAGATCTGTGGGAGTACTTTGCGGCACAGCTGTTCCTTGTGGGTTGGGGTGTTGCTGTAGGTGTTACGCCAGTGCCGGAACACGGGCGGCTTTGGCACACAAAATTCGAGCTTTTCCTCTTTGGAGGTCCCGAAGTGTGACAAAGAACGCAGAACGCCGAAGCTTCGCGCAACCCGTCTATCTTACGGGATTAACCCCCATGCCCGTGACGCAGGCAACAAGGGGCTGTGGAGAAAGGCCTCCGCGCCTATGTAACAACCCTGGTTCCCAGGTACATGGAGCTACGATCCGAGCCCGTGATGTGATCGGCCAGGACAGCTGCCTGCTCCCACAATGGCGCCACCATCCCGTACACCTCGCCGCGGTGCTGGACGCACTCACCCACGGCGTAAATGTCCTCTTCATCCATCACTTTCAGGTGGTCATTCACCACAATTCCGCGCTCCACGGCCAAACCGCTGACGACGGCGAGGCCCACGTTCGGTCTGCTGCCTGCGGTGACCACCACCATCTGACAGTCAATGATGGGTTGGTTGGGTACGCTCACTCCCGTGATGTGGTGGGTCCCCAGGATCGCAACGGCCCCGCTGCCGGGGATCATCCGGACTTCCAGTCCCTGCATTTGCAGACCACGAGCTGCCTCGGGACCAACCGGGCCGCGACCGACCACAGCGGCGCGGTGGTGCTCCTTCTGCCGGGCGAACCCGGTCATCCTGCGCGCATCGTCCAGAGTGCGGAAGGTGAAAACTCCGTGCCGGAGGGTTCCGCTGGGGCTGGTGAGACCGCTCATGGGTGGCAGGTACGGGCTGCTGCCCGTTGCAATGATCAGGAGGTCGTACTCCACCACCCGGCCGTTGGAAGCGAAAACGTGGTGGCTGAACTTATCCACCCGTTCCACCCTGGCACCCGTATGGAGCGTGATGTCATTGTGCCGGTACCACTGCAGGGAGTTGATGACGAGGTCCGTTTCGGCGTCCTCCCCGGTCAGGACGCGGCCCAGCCTGGTCCTGTTGTAATTGCCGTAGGGCTCCTCGCCAAACATGGTGATCTGAAACATTTCCGCGCCGCCCCGGGCAAGGATCTCCTCAACGGCCCTTGCCCCGGCCATTCCATTGCCGATCACCACCAGCCGCTTCTGCATCAGTGCTCCACCATGCCCAGATCCACCACCACGTGTCCCCTGAGTCCGATCGGCGCAACAATGAAGAGCTCAATCACCGAACCTCCTTCGGTGTCCTCCACCACCCGCAACGGAATGTGGACATCACTCTTGGCTCCGATGGGGAAATACCGCATGGGGATTCGGTCACGCATCAGCACCACCGTGATCAATTCCGGGCTTGAGTTGCCTCCGCGGAAGTAGAGGGTCTGGTTGATCACGCCGTCGGGCACGAAGTGGGAGAGCTCGGCGTGGAGCGGAACCGGCTTATCCAGGCCTGCACCTTCAAAGTGGTAGATGCCCTGCAGGAAGAGATTCTGAATGATCACGGAAAGGTCCTTTCGCCTGCTTCCCTCTCCATGGTGCACGGCTGGTGTTTCAGGACGCTCGATTCCTTGTTTCGGCCTGCAGGCCACTGGGTAACCAACACTTTGCCAAGAGCTCACCACCGCTAAAACCGAGCTATACCGGAGCGAGCACTACAGCAATTGGCCGCCGCGCATCCCGTACCGCACCCACGAACCCGTGGCGGTGCGTGCATGGTTGGAAGCACTGTGATCGAACCACTCCCCCAGGGCGCGGTCGTGGCTGACGATCACCACTGTCCCCTCGAACGAGGCAAGCGCTGCCTCCAACTGCTCCACCAGCACCGGTGCCAGGTGGTTAGTGGGCTCGTCCACGATCATGGTGCGGTAACCACCCAGGAGGAGCCTGGCCAGGGCGAGCCGGCGCTGCTGACCGGCGGACAAGCCGCCCACTGGAACATGGAACTCGGCCGGCCGGAACAGCCCCAGCCGCAACAAGCCCTCAGCATGGTCATCGATGTTCCCGCCCAGCCCGGCGGCAAAAGCGGGGAGCAGACGCAGTCCCGGCCGCGCAGGTACGTCGAGTTCCTGCTGCAGGTAGCCCACCTTGCCGCTGACGGTTACCGTCCCCGCAGCCGGCTTCAGCGTCCCGGCAAGGACGGAAAGCAGCGTGGATTTACCGGCACCGTTGGGGCCGGTGATGAGCACTTTTTGTCCGGTTTCCACCCGAAAATCAGTGGGGTTGAGCCGCCCGGGGATGCTCACACCGCTGGCTTCCAATGCGGGAGCGGACGGGCTTTCCGTCACGGCCGCAGCCCGGAGCGGAGCGGCCAGTTTCAAAGGAACCGGGGGCCGGTCCACCGGGTTCTCTTCCAACCGGCGCAGCCGTTCCTGGGCGTTGCGGACCTTGCTGGCTGCCGCGCTTTGCCATGTTCCGGTCTTGAACCCGAAAGCCATCTTGTCGTTGTCGCGTTTACGGCCATATCCCATGCCGTCGGCCACAGTGGCTGCCTGGAGACGTTCGGCAGCCATAGCATCCAGCCATTGGTCATATTCCTGGATCCAGCGGGCCCGCTCGGCTGCTTTTTCGCGGAGGTAGCCCTCGTAGCCGTTCCCGTATCGATTCACGGTGCGTCGCTCAGCGTCCACTTCAATGATGGTGGTGGCCACTTTCCGCAGCAGCACACGATCATGGGAGACCACCACAACAGTGCCGCGGTGCGCCGCCAACCTGGACTCAAGCCAGGCTGTGCCATCGGCATCCAGATGGTTGGTGGGCTCGTCCAGCAGCAACGCTTCTGCGGGGTCGGCCAACAGGCAGGCCAGTGCCACCCGTTCCTGCTCACCACCTGATAAAGATCCAAGCGTTCGACGCCGGTCCAAGCCTCCCAGCCCCAGCTTGTCCAGCGCTGCTTCCACGCGGGATTCGGCGGCGTAGCCTTCACGAAGCTGGTACTCGGTGTGCAGGCTTCCGTAGAGATCCAACTCTTCGGCATCGGCGTCAGCGAGGCCTGACTCAAGCTCAGCAATGCGCGCCTCCAGGGAACGCAGCGAAGCCAGGGAAGTATCAATGGCGTCCCCCACGGTCTGCGACTCGGAGAAGCCGTGGGTTTGCGCGAGGTAGCCCACGCGGTAGCCGGGATGACCCAGCAATCCCGCCGTGCCGTCGTCGGGCGTCTCCACACCGGCCAGCAGGCGCAGCATGGTGGACTTGCCGGCGCCGTTCTCGCCAACTATGGCCACGTGTTCGCCGTGGCCGATGCTGAGGTCAACATTGTGGAGAAGTTCGCGGTCCCCGTAGCCGTGGGAAACGCCGGAAAGGTGCAGGTGGTCAGTCAAGAGGAATCCTCGCAAGTCCGCAGTGAGTGGCAGAAAGCCATGTGGGTACTGGGGATGCAGCCGATGGGAAGGGGCTGCGCTCAAGACTTCATGGCTCCAGCCTGACAACGGAAAACGGATGCGTCAAGCCGGACACCACCTATCACCAGCGGCCGGCCGCGTGACATTGCCATGACACCATAATGGCGTCACAATGGTGTCATGCAGCTCAACCAGTACATCAGTTCGGTGCAGCACCAGTTGGAAACCGCCGCC contains the following coding sequences:
- a CDS encoding NAD(P)/FAD-dependent oxidoreductase, with the protein product MQKRLVVIGNGMAGARAVEEILARGGAEMFQITMFGEEPYGNYNRTRLGRVLTGEDAETDLVINSLQWYRHNDITLHTGARVERVDKFSHHVFASNGRVVEYDLLIIATGSSPYLPPMSGLTSPSGTLRHGVFTFRTLDDARRMTGFARQKEHHRAAVVGRGPVGPEAARGLQMQGLEVRMIPGSGAVAILGTHHITGVSVPNQPIIDCQMVVVTAGSRPNVGLAVVSGLAVERGIVVNDHLKVMDEEDIYAVGECVQHRGEVYGMVAPLWEQAAVLADHITGSDRSSMYLGTRVVT
- a CDS encoding molybdopterin oxidoreductase, giving the protein MIIQNLFLQGIYHFEGAGLDKPVPLHAELSHFVPDGVINQTLYFRGGNSSPELITVVLMRDRIPMRYFPIGAKSDVHIPLRVVEDTEGGSVIELFIVAPIGLRGHVVVDLGMVEH
- a CDS encoding ABC-F family ATP-binding cassette domain-containing protein; the encoded protein is MTDHLHLSGVSHGYGDRELLHNVDLSIGHGEHVAIVGENGAGKSTMLRLLAGVETPDDGTAGLLGHPGYRVGYLAQTHGFSESQTVGDAIDTSLASLRSLEARIAELESGLADADAEELDLYGSLHTEYQLREGYAAESRVEAALDKLGLGGLDRRRTLGSLSGGEQERVALACLLADPAEALLLDEPTNHLDADGTAWLESRLAAHRGTVVVVSHDRVLLRKVATTIIEVDAERRTVNRYGNGYEGYLREKAAERARWIQEYDQWLDAMAAERLQAATVADGMGYGRKRDNDKMAFGFKTGTWQSAAASKVRNAQERLRRLEENPVDRPPVPLKLAAPLRAAAVTESPSAPALEASGVSIPGRLNPTDFRVETGQKVLITGPNGAGKSTLLSVLAGTLKPAAGTVTVSGKVGYLQQELDVPARPGLRLLPAFAAGLGGNIDDHAEGLLRLGLFRPAEFHVPVGGLSAGQQRRLALARLLLGGYRTMIVDEPTNHLAPVLVEQLEAALASFEGTVVIVSHDRALGEWFDHSASNHARTATGSWVRYGMRGGQLL